The following is a genomic window from Candidatus Methylomirabilota bacterium.
AGGGCGACTTGGGCTTTGGGCCGGCCGCGGCGGTGCAGCAGCGTGAAGGACAAGCGCTTGAGATCGGCATCGGCGCGCGCGGCCAGCGGCGCGGCCTGGCCAAGGATCCAGCGGAGCAGGGCGCTGGACTGTTTGCTGATGTGGCCCAGGCGACATTTATCGGCCGACGCACTGACCGAAGGGGCCAAGCCGACGTCGCTGACGACGTGCGTGCTGTGGGGGAAGCGATCCGGTGGCCCCAAGACGAGGACGGTGGCCAGGGCGGTCAACATCCCGACGCCCGGATGGGTCATGAGCCGCCGCGCCTTGGGGTCGGCCTCGGCCGCCAGCGCCAGGTGGGCATCGAGCTGCTGCACCCGGGCATTGAGCCAGGCCAAGAGCTCGAGGCTATCGTCTCGGCGCCGGCCGGTATGAGGTCTTTGACATCCTGGTCAAGGACATCATGACGCCCAAGACGTCACCGTCGGCCCCGACACCCCCATGCTGGGAATCGCGCGACTCATCATCACGAAGAAGATCGGGGCGGTCCCAGTCGTCGATGGGTCCGGGCGTCCCGTAGGGCTTCTCACGCAAAAGGATGT
Proteins encoded in this region:
- a CDS encoding transposase; this encodes MAWLNARVQQLDAHLALAAEADPKARRLMTHPGVGMLTALATVLVLGPPDRFPHSTHVVSDVGLAPSVSASADKCRLGHISKQSSALLRWILGQAAPLAARADADLKRLSFTLLHRRGRPKAQVALARRLLVRLYIMRRDELDYDEFCRRGRAARATQEAVRSPA